A single genomic interval of Agromyces cerinus harbors:
- a CDS encoding CpaF family protein, with product MTDPVRTIADRVRTRVLRDGVDLARDDSAAARYTHEEVRRYSERALSGAHAQLGDELGTTREVLASITGYGPLQPFFEDPAVEEIWINAPTKVFVARHGVAELTTVVLSDREVRELVERMLQHSGRRVDLSSPFVDATLPDGSRLHVAIPDVARAHWSVNIRKFQRRIKSLAALVELGSLTPHASEFLRMSVLAGANILVSGATHTGKTTMLNALISGARTGDRVVTVEETFELDLDVRDLVALQCRQPSLEGTGEITLRRLIKEALRMRPDRLIVGEVREAESLDLLIALNSGLPGMCTIHANSARDALAKLCTLPLLAGRNIDSAFVVPTVASCIDLVVHLAIDRDGHRRVAEIAAPTGGCTGASVDAEALFVTRDGVLVATGAAPRRLEKYRAAGLDPDIVLSAAAR from the coding sequence ATGACCGATCCCGTGCGCACCATCGCCGACCGGGTGCGCACGCGAGTGCTGCGCGACGGCGTCGATCTCGCGCGCGACGACTCGGCGGCGGCCCGGTACACGCATGAAGAGGTGCGGCGCTACAGCGAGCGTGCACTCTCGGGGGCGCATGCCCAGCTCGGCGACGAGCTCGGCACGACGCGTGAGGTCCTGGCTTCGATCACCGGGTACGGGCCGCTGCAGCCGTTCTTCGAGGACCCGGCGGTCGAGGAGATCTGGATCAACGCACCGACGAAGGTGTTCGTCGCGCGACACGGCGTCGCGGAGCTCACGACCGTCGTGCTGTCGGATCGCGAGGTGCGAGAGCTCGTCGAGCGGATGTTGCAGCACTCGGGTCGACGCGTCGACCTCTCGTCGCCGTTCGTCGATGCCACCCTGCCCGACGGTTCGCGACTGCACGTGGCCATTCCCGACGTGGCTCGAGCGCACTGGTCGGTGAACATCCGCAAGTTCCAACGCCGCATCAAGTCGCTCGCCGCGCTCGTCGAACTCGGTTCGCTCACGCCGCACGCCTCCGAATTCCTGCGCATGAGCGTGCTCGCCGGGGCCAACATCCTCGTGTCGGGCGCCACGCACACCGGCAAGACGACGATGCTGAACGCGCTCATCTCGGGGGCGCGCACGGGCGATCGCGTGGTGACGGTCGAGGAGACCTTCGAACTCGACCTCGACGTGCGCGACCTGGTCGCCCTGCAGTGCCGTCAGCCGAGTCTCGAAGGCACCGGCGAGATCACCTTGCGACGCCTCATCAAGGAGGCGCTCCGCATGCGACCCGACCGACTCATCGTCGGCGAGGTGCGTGAGGCGGAGAGCCTCGACCTGCTCATCGCCCTCAACTCGGGGCTTCCCGGCATGTGCACGATCCATGCCAATTCGGCGCGCGACGCGCTCGCGAAGCTGTGCACCCTGCCGCTGCTCGCGGGTCGCAACATCGACTCCGCGTTCGTCGTGCCCACGGTCGCGAGCTGCATCGATCTCGTCGTGCACCTCGCGATCGATCGCGACGGCCACCGACGCGTCGCCGAGATCGCGGCGCCGACCGGCGGATGCACCGGGGCATCCGTCGACGCGGAGGCGCTCTTCGTCACCCGCGATGGCGTGCTGGTCGCGACGGGCGCGGCTCCGCGACGACTCGAGAAGTACCGCGCCGCGGGTCTCGATCCCGACATCGTGCTCTCGGCGGCGGCTCGATGA
- a CDS encoding type II secretion system F family protein has product MSSGLVYGALLGLGVLLTVSPFLWPAKAEPSRSRATSSRVADELALAGLAGAPIAVIVIVAALLALLAGAIAHAIFLVPVLTVVATLLGAALVPLVVRARATRRRASNRAVWPDVVDHLVSSVRAGMSLPDSIGALAELGPSSTRAAFAAFDDEYRRTGNFGACLDRLKGALADPVADRILETLRMAREVGGSDVTAVLRGLSGYLREDAALRAEVVARQSWIRNAARLGVAAPWLLLVVLASRPEAIVAYDSAAGAALIIAGVVVTIVAYQAMVALGRLPEERRWFH; this is encoded by the coding sequence ATGAGCAGCGGACTCGTCTACGGCGCCCTGCTCGGGCTCGGCGTGCTGCTCACCGTCTCGCCGTTCCTCTGGCCGGCGAAGGCCGAGCCCTCCCGCAGCAGGGCGACATCGAGCCGGGTCGCCGACGAACTCGCGCTCGCGGGTCTCGCCGGTGCGCCGATCGCGGTGATCGTCATCGTTGCAGCACTCCTCGCGCTCCTGGCGGGCGCCATCGCCCACGCGATCTTCCTCGTGCCAGTGCTCACGGTCGTGGCGACGCTGCTGGGCGCCGCACTCGTACCGCTCGTCGTTCGTGCCAGAGCCACCCGGCGGCGGGCATCCAATCGCGCGGTCTGGCCCGACGTGGTCGACCATCTCGTATCGTCGGTGCGCGCCGGCATGTCGCTGCCCGACAGCATCGGTGCGCTGGCCGAACTCGGGCCGTCGTCGACGAGAGCCGCATTCGCGGCGTTCGATGACGAGTACCGACGCACGGGCAACTTCGGCGCGTGCCTCGACCGGTTGAAGGGTGCACTCGCAGATCCGGTCGCCGACCGCATCCTCGAGACGCTCCGCATGGCCAGGGAGGTCGGTGGCAGCGACGTGACCGCGGTGCTGCGGGGGCTCTCGGGCTACCTGCGCGAAGACGCGGCGCTTCGAGCCGAGGTCGTCGCGCGGCAGTCGTGGATCAGAAACGCCGCCCGCCTCGGCGTCGCGGCGCCGTGGCTCCTGCTCGTCGTCCTCGCATCCCGCCCCGAGGCCATCGTCGCCTACGACTCCGCGGCCGGTGCGGCGCTGATCATCGCGGGCGTGGTGGTGACCATCGTGGCGTATCAGGCGATGGTCGCGCTGGGCCGCCTCCCAGAGGAGCGCCGATGGTTCCACTGA
- a CDS encoding type II secretion system F family protein: MVPLNSVPALAILCGAVLGLGLWLVVSAVPRIGRPRLIERVAPYVADISVEARSLLAHRPADPTPVLGLFARPIVRAVRTVASEWLGGADTIARRLRQAGSTASVERFRGEQLVWGAGAFAIGATMAIVAPSFSALPMIVRIAMPFLAAALGVIVRDWVLQRAARRRLARISAELPTVLEFLTLSLTAGEGMLDAIRRVARLGNGAGVLPTEFAATVAAVGTGVPLGQALARLRDDLDHPALSRALDQVLGALERGAPLSSVLRSQAGDAREEAKRTIIEQAGRKEVAMLVPLIFLILPVTIAFALFPGYLVLQAGF; encoded by the coding sequence ATGGTTCCACTGAACAGCGTGCCCGCGCTTGCGATCCTCTGCGGCGCGGTGCTCGGACTCGGACTCTGGCTCGTCGTGTCGGCCGTGCCGCGCATCGGCCGCCCGCGGCTCATCGAGCGCGTCGCGCCGTACGTCGCCGACATCTCGGTCGAGGCCCGCTCGCTGCTCGCGCATCGCCCCGCAGACCCGACGCCGGTGCTCGGGCTCTTCGCGAGGCCGATCGTTCGTGCCGTGCGCACCGTCGCCTCCGAATGGCTCGGCGGCGCCGACACAATCGCTCGACGCCTGCGACAAGCAGGGTCGACGGCGTCGGTCGAGCGTTTCCGCGGCGAGCAGCTCGTCTGGGGCGCCGGTGCCTTCGCGATCGGTGCGACGATGGCGATCGTCGCCCCGTCCTTCAGCGCACTCCCTATGATCGTGCGCATCGCGATGCCGTTCCTCGCCGCGGCGCTCGGCGTCATCGTGCGCGACTGGGTGCTGCAGCGTGCCGCTCGCCGCCGGCTCGCGCGCATCTCGGCCGAGCTGCCGACGGTGCTGGAATTCCTCACGCTGAGCCTCACCGCCGGCGAGGGCATGCTCGACGCGATCCGCCGCGTGGCACGTCTCGGCAACGGTGCCGGGGTGCTGCCGACGGAGTTCGCGGCGACCGTCGCCGCGGTCGGCACCGGTGTGCCGCTCGGGCAGGCGCTCGCCAGGCTCCGCGACGACCTCGACCATCCCGCGCTCTCGCGAGCGCTCGATCAGGTGCTCGGCGCACTCGAGCGAGGCGCTCCGCTCTCGTCCGTCCTCAGGTCCCAGGCCGGCGACGCGCGTGAAGAGGCCAAGCGCACGATCATCGAGCAGGCCGGCCGCAAGGAGGTCGCGATGCTCGTTCCACTCATCTTCCTGATCCTTCCGGTGACGATCGCATTCGCCTTGTTCCCCGGCTATCTCGTATTGCAAGCGGGCTTCTGA
- a CDS encoding TadE/TadG family type IV pilus assembly protein: protein MLRRLAREERGSAVAEFTLVGILLTVLALAVIQLALALHVRNTVLDAAAEGARHAALAGSSEEAGIARTRELIGMAVSTDYADDIEAGVSTVDGIGMVSVTVRAPLPVIGLLGIDRALEVTGHAALETLE, encoded by the coding sequence CTGCTCCGTCGTCTCGCCCGCGAGGAACGCGGATCGGCGGTCGCGGAGTTCACGCTCGTCGGCATCCTGCTGACCGTGCTCGCGCTGGCGGTCATCCAGCTCGCGCTCGCCCTCCACGTGCGAAACACCGTGCTCGACGCCGCAGCTGAGGGCGCACGCCATGCCGCGCTCGCCGGATCGAGCGAGGAGGCGGGCATCGCGCGCACCCGAGAGCTCATCGGCATGGCCGTCTCAACTGACTACGCCGACGACATCGAAGCCGGCGTCAGCACGGTCGACGGTATCGGCATGGTCTCGGTGACGGTGCGCGCTCCGCTGCCCGTCATCGGACTCCTCGGTATCGACCGTGCACTGGAGGTGACCGGGCATGCTGCGCTCGAGACTCTCGAATGA
- a CDS encoding pilus assembly protein TadG-related protein, with product MRRSRSCPAAGPDSDSDWDRDEHGSTLLLTIFYCVLGLSLIMVVVSATSLYLERKRLFTLADGAALAAAEAWSLDDVQVEGDHLSLELDDSEVGDAADAYLADAVHDLHDVELVRATSADGQSATITVRAVWYAPIHSELLPVSVPIEVTATARSVFH from the coding sequence ATGCGCCGCAGTCGCTCATGCCCCGCGGCCGGCCCCGACTCCGACTCCGACTGGGACCGCGACGAGCATGGCTCCACGCTGCTGCTGACGATCTTCTACTGCGTGCTCGGGCTCTCGCTCATCATGGTCGTCGTGTCGGCGACCTCGCTCTACCTGGAACGGAAGCGACTGTTCACCCTCGCCGACGGTGCCGCGCTCGCCGCGGCCGAGGCATGGAGTCTCGACGACGTGCAGGTCGAGGGCGACCACCTCTCGCTGGAGCTCGACGACTCCGAGGTGGGCGATGCCGCCGATGCCTACCTCGCCGACGCGGTGCACGACCTGCACGATGTCGAGCTCGTGCGCGCGACATCCGCTGACGGCCAGAGCGCCACGATCACCGTGCGCGCGGTCTGGTACGCGCCCATCCACTCCGAACTGCTGCCGGTCTCGGTGCCGATCGAGGTGACGGCGACGGCGCGTTCTGTGTTCCACTAG
- a CDS encoding PPOX class F420-dependent oxidoreductase — MTVEISDHFARILSAPVFAHLGTVRPNGEVQVNPMWFEFDPDTQTIRFTHTSKRAKFKNLQADPRMTLEMTDPENPLKYVEVRGRLVEALPDPEGAMYVRLGKRYGNPHEQAPADKADRVVLVMAIEKVNGR, encoded by the coding sequence ATGACCGTCGAGATCTCAGACCACTTCGCCCGCATCCTCTCCGCGCCCGTGTTCGCCCACCTCGGCACCGTGCGGCCGAACGGCGAGGTGCAGGTGAACCCCATGTGGTTCGAGTTCGACCCCGACACGCAGACGATCCGCTTCACGCACACGTCGAAGCGCGCGAAGTTCAAGAACCTCCAGGCCGACCCGCGCATGACGCTCGAGATGACCGACCCCGAGAACCCGCTCAAGTACGTCGAGGTGCGCGGCCGTCTCGTCGAGGCGCTGCCCGACCCCGAGGGCGCCATGTACGTGCGGCTCGGCAAGCGCTACGGCAACCCGCACGAGCAGGCGCCCGCCGACAAGGCCGACCGGGTCGTGCTCGTCATGGCGATCGAGAAGGTCAACGGGCGATGA
- a CDS encoding MFS transporter, producing the protein MTDSAPRFSWRSIILPVYLPTLVFSLGEGAMIPIVPLVATERGASLALAGLIAAMLMVGELAGDLPAGWLVARIGERNAMIGAAMLAVIGVLIAIVSPTLPALAIGVFLLGLATAVFGLARHAFLTSYVPVRTRARALSTLGGVFRAGWAVGPFAAAAIIASTGSSESVFWVLVVACFAVIGVLVLLPDPERVFGAARLAREASAASAATATDASGAPLTAGEAEAAAESSPSVFRAIRENRGVLARIGTGVGLLAAVRVSRTVVLPLWSVSIGMPAEQAALVIGISGTIDFALFYASGQIMDRFGRLWSAIPGLLGMAVGHIALAFTHDLPSNAVWFTVIAVWLGLANGVTSGIIMTLGADLAPKQNPAPFLGAFRMIGDTGGAGAPLMIAAVTSIASIMAANVAVGVLGLVGAAMLWRWIPRYVPHRRR; encoded by the coding sequence ATGACCGATTCCGCGCCCCGATTCTCGTGGCGCTCGATCATCCTCCCGGTCTACCTGCCGACCCTCGTCTTCTCGCTCGGCGAGGGCGCGATGATCCCCATCGTGCCGCTCGTGGCGACCGAGCGCGGCGCCTCGCTCGCTCTCGCCGGCCTCATCGCCGCGATGCTCATGGTCGGCGAGCTCGCCGGCGACCTGCCGGCCGGATGGCTCGTCGCCCGCATCGGCGAACGCAACGCGATGATCGGGGCGGCGATGCTCGCCGTCATCGGCGTGCTCATCGCCATCGTCTCCCCCACGCTGCCCGCCCTCGCCATCGGCGTCTTCCTCCTGGGCCTCGCGACGGCCGTGTTCGGGCTCGCACGGCACGCGTTCCTCACGAGCTACGTGCCGGTGCGCACTCGGGCGCGGGCGCTCTCGACGCTCGGCGGGGTGTTCCGAGCGGGCTGGGCCGTCGGCCCGTTCGCCGCCGCCGCGATCATCGCGTCGACCGGGTCGAGCGAGTCCGTCTTCTGGGTGCTCGTCGTGGCGTGCTTCGCCGTGATCGGCGTGCTCGTGCTGCTGCCCGACCCCGAGCGCGTGTTCGGTGCGGCGAGGCTCGCGCGCGAGGCATCCGCCGCTTCTGCCGCGACGGCGACGGATGCCTCGGGCGCCCCGCTCACCGCTGGCGAGGCGGAGGCGGCGGCCGAGTCGTCGCCGAGCGTGTTCCGCGCGATCCGCGAGAACCGCGGGGTGCTCGCCCGCATCGGCACCGGGGTGGGGCTGCTCGCCGCGGTGCGCGTCAGCCGCACGGTCGTGCTGCCGCTCTGGTCGGTCTCGATCGGCATGCCCGCCGAGCAGGCCGCCCTCGTGATCGGCATCTCGGGCACCATCGACTTCGCGCTCTTCTACGCGAGCGGGCAGATCATGGACCGCTTCGGGCGGCTCTGGAGTGCGATCCCCGGGCTGCTCGGCATGGCGGTCGGGCACATCGCGCTCGCGTTCACCCACGACCTGCCGTCGAACGCCGTCTGGTTCACAGTCATCGCCGTCTGGCTCGGCCTCGCGAACGGCGTCACGAGCGGCATCATCATGACCCTCGGCGCCGACCTCGCGCCGAAGCAGAACCCCGCGCCGTTCCTCGGCGCGTTCCGCATGATCGGCGACACCGGCGGCGCCGGAGCACCGCTCATGATCGCGGCGGTGACGTCGATCGCGTCGATCATGGCGGCGAATGTCGCCGTCGGCGTGCTCGGGCTGGTCGGCGCGGCGATGCTGTGGCGGTGGATTCCCCGTTACGTGCCGCACCGGCGGCGCTGA
- the prfB gene encoding peptide chain release factor 2, translating to MLDLDLSQEIAALRSTFSDIRAVVDVDAIKADIERLSEEAGVPDLWDDTANAQKVTSALSHRQSELARVTSIDSRLDDLEVLIELANEMGDEDSAAEARTELESLQKAIGDLEVQTLLDGEWDDRPAVITIRAGAGGVDAADFAEMLMRMYLRWAEKHGYKATVMDTSYAEEAGIKSATFEIDAPYAFGTLSVEAGTHRLVRMSPFGAAGKRQTSFAAVEVIPLMEEAQEVEIPENDIRVDVFRSSGPGGQSVNTTDSAVRITHLPTGTVVSMQNEKSQIQNRAAAMRVLQSRLLLIQKEQEAAQKKELAGNITASWGDQMRSYVLAPYQMVKDLRTEYEVGNPSHVFDGDIDGFIAAGIKWRKRPTE from the coding sequence ATGTTGGATCTTGACCTCTCGCAGGAGATCGCCGCGCTGCGCTCCACCTTCAGCGACATCCGCGCAGTCGTCGACGTCGACGCCATCAAAGCCGACATCGAACGGCTCTCAGAAGAGGCCGGCGTGCCCGATCTCTGGGACGACACCGCGAATGCGCAGAAGGTGACCAGCGCGCTCAGCCACCGTCAGTCGGAGCTCGCCCGCGTCACGAGCATCGACTCGCGACTCGACGACCTCGAGGTGCTCATCGAGCTCGCCAACGAGATGGGCGACGAAGACAGCGCCGCAGAGGCCCGCACCGAGCTCGAGTCGTTGCAGAAGGCGATCGGCGACCTCGAGGTGCAGACGCTGCTCGACGGCGAATGGGACGACCGCCCCGCGGTCATCACCATCCGCGCGGGTGCCGGCGGCGTCGACGCCGCCGATTTCGCCGAGATGCTCATGCGCATGTACCTGCGCTGGGCTGAGAAGCACGGCTACAAGGCGACCGTCATGGACACGAGCTACGCCGAAGAAGCGGGCATCAAGTCGGCGACGTTCGAGATCGACGCGCCCTACGCCTTCGGCACCCTGAGCGTCGAGGCCGGCACGCACCGCCTCGTGCGCATGAGCCCCTTCGGTGCGGCGGGCAAGCGCCAGACGAGCTTCGCGGCCGTCGAGGTCATCCCGCTCATGGAGGAGGCGCAGGAGGTCGAGATCCCCGAGAACGACATCCGCGTCGACGTCTTCCGCTCGAGCGGCCCCGGCGGCCAGTCGGTCAACACGACCGACTCCGCCGTGCGCATCACGCACCTCCCGACCGGCACGGTCGTCTCGATGCAGAACGAGAAGTCGCAGATCCAGAACCGTGCCGCCGCCATGCGCGTGCTGCAGTCGCGGCTCCTCCTCATCCAGAAGGAGCAGGAGGCGGCGCAGAAGAAGGAGCTCGCGGGCAACATCACCGCGAGCTGGGGCGACCAGATGCGCTCCTACGTGCTCGCTCCGTACCAGATGGTGAAGGACCTCCGCACCGAGTACGAGGTCGGCAACCCGAGCCATGTCTTCGACGGCGACATCGACGGCTTCATCGCCGCCGGCATCAAGTGGCGGAAGCGCCCCACCGAGTAG
- a CDS encoding TetR/AcrR family transcriptional regulator, which produces MSPTPAKRSAGRPRTPVLSAEQIVDAAFALARTAGPDGFTMAALARSLSVHPPALYHYFGGKADVVRAMRGRVAELLDVSGFDTPETTLSDAVLRWAHSYRSAFATHPAAIALLATTAIDGQERSVANYESITRRFVAEGWPVGGAVDAIVALESFIIGSALDTLAPADIMSPGTAAPLAPNFSRAEALRSVKAAAQGVQPADRSFDLGLAALVGGLPAALAAAVEAERV; this is translated from the coding sequence GTGAGTCCCACCCCGGCCAAGCGCAGCGCGGGCCGTCCGCGCACCCCGGTGCTGAGCGCCGAGCAGATCGTCGATGCGGCGTTCGCACTGGCCCGCACCGCCGGACCCGACGGATTCACGATGGCGGCGCTCGCCCGCTCGCTCTCGGTGCATCCCCCGGCGCTCTACCACTACTTCGGCGGCAAGGCCGATGTCGTGCGGGCCATGCGCGGCCGCGTCGCCGAACTGCTCGACGTGTCGGGATTCGACACGCCTGAGACGACGCTGTCCGACGCGGTGCTGCGCTGGGCGCACTCCTATCGTTCGGCGTTCGCCACCCACCCCGCGGCCATCGCGCTACTCGCAACCACGGCGATCGACGGCCAGGAACGCTCGGTCGCGAACTACGAGTCGATCACGAGGCGATTCGTGGCCGAGGGCTGGCCCGTCGGCGGCGCCGTCGACGCGATCGTCGCCCTCGAGTCGTTCATCATCGGTTCGGCGCTCGACACGCTCGCACCGGCCGACATCATGTCGCCGGGCACCGCAGCACCCCTCGCGCCGAACTTCAGCCGTGCCGAAGCACTGCGGAGCGTGAAGGCCGCGGCACAGGGCGTGCAGCCGGCCGACCGCTCGTTCGACCTCGGACTGGCAGCCCTCGTCGGCGGTCTGCCCGCGGCGCTCGCCGCAGCGGTCGAGGCCGAGCGCGTCTGA
- a CDS encoding amidohydrolase: MQRVVADTILIGARVITMNPRRPEASAVAIRAGRILAVGDAADLADYRGPATVVEDLAGASVTPGLIDAHMHPIQGIELAVGIDFGGVRDPETFLRMLADETARIADGTAGGWVRGWNLDYDLFTSLPMTAAAIDAATAGAPAFLLFFDGHTALASTEALRRSGITGARRFGDTSEIVVDEIGRPTGCLREDSAFDIVLRTAPEYTRAETLDRVRDILGGLAASGITGGCIMDGNPANLDLLDELDGGASADPEAPSGLPVRIVSAMAHNPGYDEERTRHYLAQRDRSGRRWRGGLVKLFADGVIDTGTGWLYEPDTHGDGGTSFWADADEFERVVHRYAEAGFQIATHAIGDRAIGETIDAYLAAGVHSNGTAAHRIEHLELLADRDLRRMAHAGITASVQPLHMQWRKADGSDFWAERLGPERAALGWRVRDMIDAGAPVALGSDWPVAQTDARIGLAWARLRREPGNRDAPVFEPDQVLTPYEALQGYTVWAAEAQGDRDLGVIAPGHRADLVVWADSPLDVDADELLHLPVLTTIVDGQPVFAASAA; this comes from the coding sequence ATGCAACGGGTCGTCGCGGACACCATCCTCATCGGCGCGCGCGTGATCACGATGAATCCCCGCCGGCCCGAGGCCTCCGCCGTCGCGATCCGGGCCGGCCGCATCCTCGCGGTCGGCGATGCCGCCGACCTCGCCGACTACCGCGGACCCGCCACCGTGGTCGAAGACCTCGCCGGGGCATCCGTCACCCCAGGCCTCATCGACGCCCACATGCACCCCATCCAGGGCATCGAGCTCGCCGTGGGCATCGACTTCGGGGGAGTCCGCGACCCCGAGACCTTCCTGCGCATGCTCGCCGACGAGACGGCGCGCATCGCCGACGGCACGGCCGGCGGCTGGGTGCGCGGCTGGAACCTCGACTACGACCTCTTCACGAGCCTGCCGATGACCGCCGCCGCGATCGACGCGGCCACCGCCGGCGCCCCGGCGTTCCTGCTCTTCTTCGACGGGCACACCGCGCTCGCCAGCACCGAGGCGCTGCGCCGCTCGGGCATCACCGGCGCCCGCCGCTTCGGCGACACCTCCGAGATCGTCGTCGACGAGATCGGCCGGCCGACCGGATGCCTCCGCGAGGACTCGGCGTTCGACATCGTGCTGCGCACCGCCCCCGAGTACACGCGTGCAGAGACGCTCGACCGGGTGCGCGACATCCTCGGCGGCCTCGCGGCCTCAGGCATCACCGGCGGATGCATCATGGACGGCAACCCCGCGAACCTCGACCTGCTCGACGAGCTCGACGGCGGAGCATCCGCAGACCCCGAGGCGCCGAGCGGACTGCCCGTGCGCATCGTCTCGGCGATGGCGCACAATCCCGGCTACGACGAGGAGCGCACGCGCCACTACCTCGCGCAGCGCGACCGCAGCGGCAGGCGGTGGCGCGGCGGGCTCGTCAAGCTCTTCGCCGACGGCGTCATCGACACCGGCACCGGATGGCTCTACGAACCCGACACCCACGGTGACGGCGGCACCTCGTTCTGGGCCGACGCCGACGAGTTCGAACGTGTCGTGCACCGCTACGCGGAGGCCGGATTCCAGATCGCCACCCACGCGATCGGCGACCGGGCGATCGGCGAGACCATCGACGCCTACCTCGCCGCCGGCGTGCACTCGAACGGCACCGCCGCCCATCGCATCGAGCACCTCGAGCTCCTCGCCGACCGCGACCTCCGCCGCATGGCCCACGCCGGCATCACCGCGTCGGTGCAGCCCCTCCACATGCAGTGGCGGAAGGCCGACGGCTCCGACTTCTGGGCCGAACGCCTCGGCCCCGAGCGCGCCGCCCTCGGCTGGCGGGTGCGCGACATGATCGACGCCGGCGCCCCCGTGGCGCTCGGCTCCGACTGGCCCGTCGCGCAGACCGATGCGCGTATCGGGCTCGCCTGGGCGCGGCTCCGCCGCGAACCCGGCAACCGCGACGCCCCGGTGTTCGAGCCCGACCAGGTGCTCACGCCGTACGAGGCCCTACAGGGCTACACCGTCTGGGCCGCAGAGGCCCAGGGCGACCGCGATCTCGGCGTCATCGCGCCGGGGCACCGCGCCGACCTCGTCGTCTGGGCCGACAGCCCGCTCGACGTCGACGCGGACGAACTGCTGCACCTCCCCGTGCTGACGACGATCGTCGACGGGCAACCCGTGTTCGCGGCATCCGCCGCCTGA
- a CDS encoding Na+/H+ antiporter NhaC family protein: MQDVGALALLPVVIILVVAVLTRRTLFAMLCGTLAGAVLLGGWEFFDSWIGYLGTAMADETLQWLVLIVVLFGILITLFERSGAVREFAAWAERFVNSRRKSTVLSFLLGIVLFVDDYLNVLTVGTSMKAVTDRYNVPRTELGTIMKMTAAPIAVIVPFSTWALFFAGLLEAQGVTANGSGFGAYLQAIPFIFFGWIAIAIAALVAFGWFPKLGALKKDIARADATGDVFPVGTTAEERDAEGGLPVNAEVGEFAVSGDDAERAVSSAPAPTAAATAVATRAPEYAKPRPWNFLVPIAVMIAVTILTDVNVVKGTVAALLVAMVMYLVQRRLKVKAVFEAAFDGVASMIFVIVLTALAFMVQHMNIDLHLADWVIETTQPVMNGALLPAMVFLVCGVYAYATGSFWDLAAVITPIVIPLAFAMDVNPIIAGAAVFSGAALGSTTCLYGDGIILASRSTGIKPLNLMTAILPYAGIAAAASLVLYLIVGFAGI, from the coding sequence ATGCAAGACGTCGGCGCGCTCGCGCTCCTCCCCGTCGTCATCATTCTCGTCGTGGCCGTGCTCACGCGGCGCACGCTCTTCGCGATGCTCTGCGGCACCCTCGCCGGAGCAGTGCTGCTCGGCGGCTGGGAGTTCTTCGACTCCTGGATCGGCTACCTCGGCACCGCCATGGCCGACGAGACCCTGCAGTGGCTCGTGCTCATCGTCGTGCTCTTCGGCATCCTGATCACGCTCTTCGAGCGCTCGGGCGCCGTGCGGGAGTTCGCCGCGTGGGCCGAGCGCTTCGTGAACTCGCGGCGCAAGTCGACCGTGCTGAGCTTCCTGCTCGGCATCGTGCTCTTCGTCGACGACTACCTGAACGTGCTCACCGTCGGCACCTCGATGAAGGCCGTGACCGACCGCTACAACGTGCCGCGCACCGAGCTCGGCACGATCATGAAGATGACGGCGGCGCCGATCGCCGTCATCGTGCCGTTCTCGACGTGGGCGCTGTTCTTCGCGGGCCTGCTCGAGGCGCAGGGCGTCACGGCCAACGGCTCGGGCTTCGGCGCCTACCTCCAGGCCATCCCGTTCATCTTCTTCGGCTGGATCGCGATCGCGATCGCGGCACTCGTCGCGTTCGGCTGGTTCCCGAAGCTCGGTGCCCTGAAGAAGGACATCGCACGAGCGGATGCCACGGGCGACGTGTTCCCCGTCGGCACCACCGCCGAGGAGCGCGACGCCGAGGGCGGCCTGCCCGTGAACGCCGAGGTCGGCGAGTTCGCCGTCTCGGGCGACGACGCCGAGCGCGCCGTGTCGTCGGCACCCGCTCCGACCGCCGCGGCAACGGCCGTCGCGACCCGCGCCCCCGAGTACGCGAAGCCGCGCCCGTGGAACTTCCTCGTGCCGATCGCGGTCATGATCGCCGTGACGATCCTCACCGACGTCAACGTGGTGAAGGGCACGGTCGCCGCGCTCCTCGTCGCGATGGTCATGTACCTCGTGCAGCGCCGCCTCAAGGTCAAGGCCGTGTTCGAGGCCGCGTTCGACGGCGTCGCGAGCATGATCTTCGTCATCGTGCTCACCGCGCTCGCCTTCATGGTGCAGCACATGAACATCGACCTGCACCTCGCCGACTGGGTGATCGAGACGACCCAGCCGGTCATGAACGGGGCGCTGCTGCCCGCGATGGTCTTCCTCGTCTGCGGCGTCTACGCCTACGCGACCGGCTCGTTCTGGGACCTCGCCGCCGTCATCACGCCGATCGTGATCCCGCTGGCCTTCGCGATGGACGTGAACCCGATCATCGCGGGCGCCGCGGTGTTCTCGGGTGCAGCGCTCGGCTCGACCACGTGCCTCTACGGCGACGGCATCATCCTCGCGTCGCGGTCGACCGGCATCAAGCCGCTGAACCTCATGACGGCGATCCTGCCGTACGCGGGCATCGCGGCGGCGGCGTCGCTCGTGCTCTACCTGATCGTCGGATTCGCCGGCATCTAG